From the genome of Sporocytophaga myxococcoides DSM 11118:
AGGTATGTCAAATGTTATAATTGGGCCAGTAAGTATTGGGAATTATGTTATCCTTGCTCAGAATATTGTCGTCTCTGGTTTAAATCATGGATACGAAGATATATCTATGCCGATTTGTCTTCAGAAGTGTTCCGTTGCAGATATTATAATAGAAGATGAAGTATGGATAGGTGCAAATTCTGTCATTACAGCCGGCATTAAAATTGGCAAACACTCAGTTGTAGCTGGTGGCAGTGTGGTTACCAAAGACGTACCTCCATATTCTATCGTTGCAGGCAATCCTGCTAAAATTATTAAGCAATATGACTTTGGTACAGGAAAATGGGAAAGGGTTAAAGAACTCGCGAAGCAAAACGGAGTTAATTAATTAAATAGTTCGATATATGGATGGGATTACTCTTTATTCAAAAATAATTTTCTGGATTGGCCTGATTGCAGTATTCTATACCTATGTTGGTTATGGCATTGTTATGTTTTTCTTAGTGAAGATTAAGCGGTTATTTAAAGGTAGAACAAACACCACTGATACTAATTATCAGCCAGAGGTGAGTTTTGTAGTTCCTTGTTATAACGAGGCTGAAGTAATAGAATCCAAAATTAAAAATTCTCTTGAGCTTGATTATCCTAAAGATAAACTGAAAATAATCTTTATAACTGACGGATCTAATGATGGAACTCCGGAAATAGTAAAGCAATATGAAAATGTTCTTCTTCTGCATGAAGATCAGAGAGGTGGCAAGTCTGCTGCCGAGAATAGGGCTATGAAGCATGTTACCTCTCCAATAGTAATATTTTCTGATGCAAACACTATTCTACCTGCTCAGACGGTTAAAGAAATAGTTAAACATTACGCTGATCCACTTACAGGTGCAGTGAGTGGAGAAAAAAGAATAATGTCAAAAGAAACGGAGACCGCCTCCAGCGCAGGAGAAGGCGTTTACTGGAAATATGAATCTTTTCTTAAACGAATGGATTCGGAAATGTTAACTATAGTAGGAGCGGCTGGAGAATTGTTTTCTTTCAGAAAGGAGTTATTTACTGAACTGGAAACAGATACGATTCTGGATGATTTTATGCTATCCATGAGAATAGCTGAAAAGGGCTATAGAGTTGTATATGAACCAAAAGCCTATGCTTTGGAAACAGCATCAGCATCAGTAAGGGAAGAACTAAAGAGAAAAGTAAGGATCTGTGCAGGTGGGTGGCAGTCTATGAGCAGACTTTTGTCAGCAATGAATCCTTTTAAAAATTTCTGGCTTGCATTTCTATTCATTTCTCATAGAGTATTGAGATGGAGCATTACACCTTTATTATTGCTACTGATGCTGCCGGCAAATGGTTTATTGTTCTTCGAGCATTACGTGTATCAGATTATATTTACTGCACAAGTATTCTTTTATATTGCTGCAATGATAGGCTGGTACCTGGCGAATCGGGAGTTAAGAGTAAAACTTTTGTTTATACCGTATTATTTCTTTATCATGAATTATGCGGTATTTGCTGGATTTATAAGATTTGTGAAAGGGAAGCAATCAGCTGCATGGGAAAGATCTAAGAGAGGTGCTGTGATTTCCTGATTTTATATAAATATTAAAACTCCAATGGCAGCCTTTAATCGCAGTA
Proteins encoded in this window:
- a CDS encoding acyltransferase, which codes for MKTIDSFIKRIKSDPVLKKIIHRLLIPKNQARPRVWVKWLINPLLHKKGSGSVIRPVTRMDVVPFNPFVLGKNSTIEDFSTVNNGMGPVVIGDHVRVGMSNVIIGPVSIGNYVILAQNIVVSGLNHGYEDISMPICLQKCSVADIIIEDEVWIGANSVITAGIKIGKHSVVAGGSVVTKDVPPYSIVAGNPAKIIKQYDFGTGKWERVKELAKQNGVN
- a CDS encoding glycosyltransferase family 2 protein, whose translation is MDGITLYSKIIFWIGLIAVFYTYVGYGIVMFFLVKIKRLFKGRTNTTDTNYQPEVSFVVPCYNEAEVIESKIKNSLELDYPKDKLKIIFITDGSNDGTPEIVKQYENVLLLHEDQRGGKSAAENRAMKHVTSPIVIFSDANTILPAQTVKEIVKHYADPLTGAVSGEKRIMSKETETASSAGEGVYWKYESFLKRMDSEMLTIVGAAGELFSFRKELFTELETDTILDDFMLSMRIAEKGYRVVYEPKAYALETASASVREELKRKVRICAGGWQSMSRLLSAMNPFKNFWLAFLFISHRVLRWSITPLLLLLMLPANGLLFFEHYVYQIIFTAQVFFYIAAMIGWYLANRELRVKLLFIPYYFFIMNYAVFAGFIRFVKGKQSAAWERSKRGAVIS